CCCTGCTCCTCATTCCTGCAGAGTGCTGTATCTAGACTGTAGACCATGTGGTGTAGACTTCCTGAAGACAAATCCATCCCAACATACAGGGGTAGGGTCTTCCGAACCCATTAGCTCATATTTCAGGAGAGACAATATACAATCATCACAATgacaatacattttattttgaatgcttttcaagatacccaagggcACTTTACAAAACAGATATTGGGTACTACAGAACATGCGCTGGATACTGAGtacatcagttcagttcagttgtggtttatttgagtagggacaaatacacatcatgtaggctgtacaacaacatGCAGGGCAATGGATCACCCTCAGCCGTGCTGTCGGCCTCATGGGAGAGGGTCTAATATGAATAAAGGCCtgagacatagcctactgtatggagaTCATGATGTACATTATGGATGAGCTGGTATGGGCATGCTACACATTAACAAGACCATGTGAGTatgcataaaaaaaacaacattgtgaCAATTGACTCTGGAGATCAGaataaaaagagaagaaaaacaacaaGTAACAAACAAGTCCAACAGCCCGTcaaagatgtgtccgtctatgcactctaccgtcttgtggacacaggagggaattacaattagagaatgcgtttcagacggaccgagacagacagacagacagaccgaccgacggatggacataccctcttatagagatgctaggacgcatctaaaaatataaCACAAACATATGAGTGCGAAGAGCAACCGAACAATAGTGTGTCCAAACATAATAAGGCTTTTTCTGAGGAATTTATACAGCGAGTCAGTCCAGTACTACTTTTCAGCCAGTCCAATACTACTTTTCCTAGATGCAAAAGCACCTTGCATTTTATATACACTAATAATAAGAGCCATCCAGCAACCTTAACAAGCCATGTTGACAGGATTCCTGCTGATACGGGCTCCCTCCATGTGTGATTATGTAGGGCCTGGCAAGAGTCACCCCCGGCCGACACCTAAACACCAGAGTCAGCGCACAAGGCCATCTATTTAGCAGGCATCACCTCACCACTGGTCATTTGCTAAATACCGCCCACACCCAATGACCAAAGAGCACATCGTCACGATCCTGGACTAAACGTCTACCAGGTAAGGGTTTAAAAGCAAGGCCTGTGAGGTTGCATCCACTAAAGGCGGCTGATTCCTCAAATTCGACTCCCAGGAGAATAAGGTAAATGTctttctgatgtttttttttctggttttCCTATGGTCTTGTTGACATACCTGTAGTCTGTAGAGCAAAGTTTCAATTGTGGCACATATTCCAATGTTTTTTCTCTGTTTCCTAGAGTGTGGATTTGTATGACCATGTGGACTAcacttctctgtctgtgtttctcaagTGCAGTTTCAGCTGCACCTGTAAGTACAACTAAGGAACATGTGAATGTTATGCAGTGGCTCttgacctttttttcttgaagcacccctttacctgtgccgcagacaagccgcacacccccaacTCCGACTTCTACacgtatacacactaaaaatgatttagcgattaattacaatgattcttgctcgaGACATGAATCATGACTTAATGACtgaaatggggaccaaaacatgttttaatttggttttgattttgcctaattataatattcgcacacagaattttggtcacaaccccAATGCAAAGAACATTCCATGCACTCCCTGCAATCtatggcgcacccccagggggtgcccgtacctgtggttaagaaccactgtgttaaTGTACACTACAGCATAATTGCTGAGAAATGTTCCAAGGCATTCTCTTTACCCTTAACGCAGCGGCTATGTTATAAACTTACGGTCGCCAaaagtgtaatggctatgtcttaatctgttacttacagctctctgtactgtcatagcaatgttgttatgatgtagttgagtattttcagcaaatagtgcatAGGGTTgcaggcgaccccatctgcaataagaggctacccTCACACAATTCATCTTGATGACAACTATACTGCAAAATGTGTTAATGTGCTTAAAACTGAAATGTAAATTTAGCCAAGTAAACCAAGTTGCCTGGCCAGTTGGCCAGATACCATGTTAACCTCATTCAATCCATCTTGATGCCAACTATACTGCTTAATGTCTTGCTTACAACTGAAATTTAAATGTAGCAAAGTAAACCAAATTGCCTGGCCAGTTGGCTTAATATTGCACCAAAATGCAAAAAATACAAAAGGACACAAAATACATAGTTCAATTACAATGCTCTAGCAAGGTGATGCCACGACTGGCCTATTATAGGCAGTTAAACAGCCAGCTGTTGGATCTACTCTTTTGGTAATGGTACCATGCCAGACTGTACCTCTCAGGTTATAGTCTGAGTTACCAGGCTAACTGCCTTTAGCAAGAAGACAGTTCAATCTGGGTTAGCTCCATCTCACGTTGCTTTAACTTGCACTATTTCTAAATAGCCTATCATGACATGAACACATCAAGCCAAATCAACCCAAAATGATCCATGTGAAATATTGCTCAACACAGTGTCtgtattttttaagtaattttaATGCCGATTTCTAAAAGTGGTATATGTTTTTCAGCTTGGGCCTTTCTTCAATTACCTTCCTCAGTATGATATTCCAAGACAAGCAGGTCCTACCACACAGGTAAATTATGCACATGTCCTATATTAATGAGAATGTTACAGTAACGGGTTATACATTATTAAAACCCTGTTGTAAGAAATTGATTGACCGGCACAACCTTTCATTTTTATTTGATCATGTTTCAATACAGGTTAACAACGTCCCATACACACAGGCTGGCTTCAATGGCCCCGTCAGCATGGAAATAGTACGTGCTTCACTGCCTACATTAAACAATCCACCTTATTCCctcaagtgtgtatgtgtttgcagagGCATCGCCTCGTTCGTGCGTGCAAgagcagggggtggggtggggggaggtgtggGCAGATGACAACATTGTTATTCTTGTAGCGTATCACACGGTTCCATTTGACCGGGATCTATTCACCTGTGTTAATTGTTCCATGTTAGACAGGGGAATCATCATGTGGAGTCACGTGTTACAGCAGGAGTCTGACAGGACTCATTTCTTCCACAGGTATTTCCCCAGAGGTACCCCGCTAACCCGGCAGGAGGGCGGCCAAATGGACCAGTAAGTGTGAAGTAGGATCATTCTGTCAGCAGTCTTCTGTTGGGTTATAATTACCATGTATGTCAAGGatgtctcctttttttctttctttttctttctttctttctttctttctttctttctttctttctttctttctttctttctttctttctttctttctttcttactttctttgctcctttcttgatttctttcttCCACTTTCCCTTTCAGGTGTATCCATCACAAGCTTTCATCAAGTACTCCTTACCCAAAATCCCAGGCCGGAAGAGCGTGGAAGTGGTGCGTGTTTAGCCCAAGGTGTTAGACAGTGGCTAGCCTGACTAACTACACCTGTCATTAAGGGAGTGGCAATTTCACCTACCTGGCCTACCTGGTAGCTCTGTACATCATATTACATGCatacgtggtggtggtggtggagatggggaGATTGCAATGTTTAGCTTTGGTGTTTAATCCCTCAGACGCACAGTGCTCAGTGGAAACATCTATGTCTCACTTTAGAAAATTATAGAGTAGCTGAAAGCGTTTTAAGATTGTAACTCTATGCTTTCTCTTGTTTTCAAGTATTACCCTTATGACTTTGGGCAACAGCAGCAGGTAAAAAGaagatgtacacacatacacacataaataattaTACCTGTTTGACTTTGTAAAGAATGTTAACTATATTCATTTGTATGCTTCAGAACTTCCCAACCATCCCTCAAATGCCTCCAACAACAAATGTAGGGCACATGTTTTCTGACTATACTATTTCTTGTCATACATTTTAATCTTTGCTTCAGGCAAACTAATGGTGTCTTTAAAAATGCATAGCATGCATTCATCAAATAACTGACACCTTCAAACTTTCTTTCAGCTTTTCCCATTCAACCTCCCACCACAAACGATTCCTCAGCAACCTCCTCAGGTGGGATTGTGAAACTGTCAAAACActgattttgagtgtgtgtgtgtgtgtgtgtgtgtgtgtgtgtgtgtgtgtgtgtgtgtgtgtgtgtgtgtgtgtgtgtgtgtgtgtgtgtgtgtgtgtgtgtgtgtgtgtgtgtgtgtgtgtgtgtgtgtgtgtgtgcgtgcgtgcgtgcgcgcttgcgtgcgtgcgcgtgcactgtGCATGTATAACTTTTTCCATTCTCATGTGATGCTGACAACATTTAACAGCTGTGCTTCTAAGGAATCTGACATCCTTTTCCATACTTAGCACCCAGCCCCACAATACAGAGATATTCTatactctctctgctctctctgacaCTACAGGTTTTGAAACCAGTAGATCAACTACGGTCTTGAAAACTACACTGCAGCAACATAAACATTAAGCTTTCACCTTGATTTGCTGATAGTATcacaaaattatttttaaaaaaaaatcatatttaaACAATTGTGGTTAATCAAAAGGTACAATACTGGCCTGGAATCAAAATACATGTAAACTGCAAGAAAGGTTAGATAGCCTATATGGATATATATTGCCAACCAAAAGTAAATCTGCATCTGTTTTGACATGTGGCACATTTAACTGTATAGTATCAATCAATCTGCAACATTCTATATTAAACTGTGTATGGTTAATACAGTGATGGTTATTTGAGTCACTTGTTTATTGTTTGTACCATTGCTTGAACACATTCACCAGATTCTTTGTAATTAACACTTTGATACTGCTAGCCTTGCGTTTTTGAATCTCACACCTCTACTTCCACGTTAGAGACAAAGGTGATACAAGTGAAGTGATGAACGTGAAGTCTTATTAGAAATCTTGATGTTTTTCTGTGGAAATGATTTGCTAtctttactgtatgtctgtgaaaagaataagaaaaaaatacatgACTTTCTGTCTTAGATCCCACCATTCCAGCCCGGACCTCTTCTACCACAAGAaacagtgcagcagcagcagcagcagcagcaggcagcccAGCAGCAGGAGCAACAGGCCCAGGCAGGTCAGTGTGAATGGCTCCCAGACTCCCATTTAGTATATGAGCGTTTATAGGCCTATGAGTGGGGTTGTCTtcggattaaaggggtatgccattattttggggcttaatacagttaaaatcgttggccagggtttataaaggtggtaaagtgtcttatttttcatgtaagccgttgtcttgctttaagacaagttaaaagagggaatatgtcgctaagctagtgaaagtcaatggatccgtgtagcatgcttaactgtattaagccccaaattaGTGGCATACCCGTTTAATGCCCTAATTTTGTGCATGCTCACCAAAGTGTGTCTGTAACGCGTCAACACTATAGTCTCAAGGAGTTGCCACTCACTCAGCGTTGGCCTTTTGCTTTTCCACAAGCACTAACTGCCTCTGCGGTGGCACTTACTTACACCCagagtgtgaagtgtgtgaagtgCCATTTCGGAGGGACGTGCTAAATTGTGAAGAGTTGGAGAAATATCAgaaatgtaaagtgtgtgtggtgcGAAGCTAAGCTCCTGAATAATTACTGACtgagtgttgttttgtgtgtgttgcaggaggAACTTTACCATGAATGAATGACCTGGAGTTTTTTTCTGGTGGTTTATACAGTCACTGCTATATTTAACAAGTCATTAAAAGGCATTTAAAAGCATTATATTTTGTTATAAAGATGCACAGAGACAAAAGTAAAGCATTGTAATTGTAATTGCCGCTTTGTAATTGTATTGTAATTGCCGCATTTTCCGTGACAATCCCATTACAGTGATTACAATGACTTAACTGAATTAGGCATCTTGTTATATTTGATAATATATTTCAATAAACTTGAGCATCaaaagactggtgtgtgtgtaggcctatagtgagTCTGTTGTTGGAATATTAAAAGGTATTAAATTGAGTCAAACGTGCTATGGCAACCTAACTACGGTATGCATGATGGCCCATGGGCACAATTTCTTCATACTGCACCAACATTGAGAGTCTTTAAATTATTCATAGCAGTGTTAATCCAAAACACATCACAGCAAAGTGATGCAGAAAGCTCAAATGAACTACATCAACTATTATGCAAAAACTATATGTATAAAACTATATCGAAACTTCCCAAGCAAAGGTCCTGAATGGAATACGGCTTATTCCTGTCTTGATCTTGTATCCCTGAATGAATATATTGCAAAAGACTAAGATGCGGCACAGGATTAGGGAGGCTGAATGTGTTTC
This genomic interval from Engraulis encrasicolus isolate BLACKSEA-1 chromosome 16, IST_EnEncr_1.0, whole genome shotgun sequence contains the following:
- the scpp5 gene encoding secretory calcium-binding phosphoprotein 5, which encodes MTMWTTLLCLCFSSAVSAAPLGPFFNYLPQYDIPRQAGPTTQVNNVPYTQAGFNGPVSMEIVFPQRYPANPAGGRPNGPVYPSQAFIKYSLPKIPGRKSVEVYYPYDFGQQQQNFPTIPQMPPTTNLFPFNLPPQTIPQQPPQIPPFQPGPLLPQETVQQQQQQQQAAQQQEQQAQAGGTLP